In Pelmatolapia mariae isolate MD_Pm_ZW linkage group LG8, Pm_UMD_F_2, whole genome shotgun sequence, one genomic interval encodes:
- the hbae4 gene encoding hemoglobin subunit alpha-D-like: MLSKREKDLIKEIWERLTPVAAEIGADALLRMFASYPGTKTYFSHLDISPNSAHLLAHGKKIVLAIAEGAQDISQLTVTLAPLQTLHAYQLRIDPRNFKLLSHSMLVSLACYLGDEFTPVAHAAMDKYLSAFAAVLAEKYR, encoded by the exons ATGTTGTCCAAGAGGGAAAAAGACTTAATTAAGGAAATATGGGAAAGACTGACTCCTGTGGCAGCAGAGATTGGAGCAGATGCACTCCTTAG GATGTTTGCTTCTTATCCGGGCACCAAGACATATTTTTCCCATCTAGACATCAGTCCTAACTCCGCCCACCTGCTCGCTCACGGAAAGAAGATAGTCCTGGCTATAGCTGAGGGGGCCCAAGACATCAGTCAGCTAACTGTCACCCTGGCTCCCCTGCAGACTCTGCACGCCTACCAGCTTCGGATAGACCCCAGAAACTTTAAG ctgctgtcgCACAGTATGCTCGTCAGCCTTGCCTGTTACTTGGGGGATGAATTCACACCGGTGGCTCATGCCGCCATGGACAAGTACCTGTCAGCGTTTGCTGCTGTTCTTGCTGAGAAATACAGATGA